The Podospora pseudoanserina strain CBS 124.78 chromosome 7 map unlocalized CBS124.78p_7, whole genome shotgun sequence region GGCGACAACAGTGGTGGGCATCTCGGATCGAGGTCTGTTCGTGCTTGTGATATGTCTGGGTGCTTGCCTTTTTCTGTACTGAACCAGTCACTGGTTAGAGTTGAGGAGGCTCCCGGAACTCTCTCAGGCTCAGTCAGTAGCCGTGAGACAGCCTCATCATCGTGAGCAATTGGCAGTGACGTTGCTCCGCCACGACGAGGTGGATAGACGCAGACTATCTCTTTTTCGACGCATCTCTTGCACCAAGGCGTAGACTGGTCGCATTTCCTCTTCGACTTCGCACAGGGGATGcatgtttttcttttccgaTTACGCCGGAGCCGtggccttggtggtgatgttgcaTCTGATGAAGGCGACCCGCTCATTTCGATAACAGCTGGAAACCTAGGTAGCCTTAGATAAAAGCCAGCATATAGTCGGGTGGTTGGATGAGCGGGGGTAAATCTAGAGCGCTCCGGTACTCGAGAACTATCAAGCTGGTAAGCCACATGATGTGTGATGGATGAGAAGCAGTCGCTGCTCACCCGCGCCAAGTGCTGACTGAGCAACCTGATCTAGCAAGGAGCGGGCCTAAGCGGGTCAGACCCAGACACAAAGGGGCCCCCTGAGAGGCTCTGGTTTGCTTAAACCCGCTCTCGCCCGCAAGTCATCTGGAACAACGCCAGAGTTTTCATCAAACTCATAATCATCGGCGATTAACGCACAATTCGTCCGCTCACTCGGCCACAGAAAGCCCACAACTAGTCCACCGCTTATTAAGTTGTGCTGGTCTTGAACGCCTTTGTCGGCAATGGAGTCGATGATGGGGTTATCTGAATTTCTAAGCCGGCGTAACGATCAAAGCTCATGAGTATAAAGGGAGGCATGTGGCTGTCTGATACAAGAGATGAGAATCATTCCCAAAAAGCACAGCAAGCAGTGCCCATACCGCATTCCTTTACACATATTTGGCTCCAAATCTAAAACCATGGCTGTTAGTCTCTCACTCAACTTTGCTCCCATCAAGACCTTGCATAGAGAGTCTTACCCAGCAATTTCCCCTCTCGAACCCGAAAACAATCAAGCGGGCAAAACAGTCCtcgtcaccggcggcgcAGGTGGCATCGGGTTTGCTATCGCGACGGCCTTTGTCCAGGCCTCGTCCTCGCATGTCATTATCGTTGGTCGGCGCCAAGGATTCCTCCAAGACGGCGTCAAGCGACTTGAAGCTGAGGCTCGGACTGCGGGGACCAACACCAAAATCAGCGGCTACTCCTCAGATGTTTCGAGCCTGGAAGCAAGCGAGAAGCTGTGGGCTGAAttgaaggaggatgggatTGTCGTGGATGTCTTGGTGCTCAACGCCGTAGCTCTGGGCCCTGGCGGGGCACTGGTGGAGGCCAACTTGGAAGCAGTATGGAAGGCATATGAGGTCAACGTTCGCTCGCTTCTGGACCATACCCAGCGATTTTATAACCAGGTAGGTAAAAGGCAAAAGGTAAGCGACATCATCCAAACCATGATCAAACCTTCTCGCTGATGTTCTATGTAGTATCTAGTCAGTGTCTC contains the following coding sequences:
- a CDS encoding uncharacterized protein (COG:Q; EggNog:ENOG503P27G) translates to MRIIPKKHSKQCPYRIPLHIFGSKSKTMAVSLSLNFAPIKTLHRESYPAISPLEPENNQAGKTVLVTGGAGGIGFAIATAFVQASSSHVIIVGRRQGFLQDGVKRLEAEARTAGTNTKISGYSSDVSSLEASEKLWAELKEDGIVVDVLVLNAVALGPGGALVEANLEAVWKAYEVNVRSLLDHTQRFYNQVGKRQKYLVSVSSSMVHNLDNENSFLSAYGATKTAGQVLFQQIARDVDPARLQMISFHPGAIYSDGAREGGVTKDMIDVWDDGMFCFSRSWINEGVEANLATAALPGNFAVWAATPAAKFLHGRFLAAWWDVNELKHDALQEKLNSEWHLLRVGVKGL